In a genomic window of Phragmites australis chromosome 14, lpPhrAust1.1, whole genome shotgun sequence:
- the LOC133891775 gene encoding uncharacterized protein LOC133891775 isoform X1: MARRGAVAKGTRRPRKASSSAAASDIDGDRGAQDRPPPHKGQGAAAGRGFFCCYLLRSLCPRLKGRTYIGFTVNPRRRIRQHNGEIRSGAWRTRRGRPWEMVLCIHGFPSNVAALQFEWAWQHPTESLAVRKAASGFKSLGGVGNKVKLAYTMLNLPSWENLNLTVNLFSTKNTEFTAGCPSLPSQMKTVVCPMEDLQCHAEGPSSEEDDINDEPQGHHEEPPDFAHGDEHSDHPLQQPSSEMQPMDEQTRTAGYDVEEDKDSIDEFAPMEWDGVLDLTELTGSRTSPQCSLSCDGDDSGVVDNELGQASPILKVGAGLDDGDGHLFHDRDVVDLVTPTTVGRPRRRDCVASICPKVTMQHRCTYQARTSSILVNLLQFW; encoded by the exons ATGGCGAGGAGGGGAGCGGTAGCGAAGGGCACCAGGAGGCCAAGGAAAGCCTCGTCCTCGGCGGCGGCCAGCGACATCGACGGGGACCGCGGCGCGCAAGATAGGCCGCCGCCGCACAAGGGACAGGGAGCCGCCGCCGGTAGGGGGTTCTTCTGCTGCTACCTCCTCCGCTCCCTGTGCCCGCGCCTCAAGGGACGCACCTACATCGGGTTCACGGTGAACCCACGGCGGCGGATCCGGCAGCACAACGGCGAGATCCGGAGCGGCGCGTGGCGGACCAGGCGCGGCCGGCCCTGGGAGATGGTGCTCTGCATCCACGGATTCCCCTCCAACGTTGCCGCCCTCCAG TTCGAGTGGGCGTGGCAGCACCCGACGGAGTCGCTAGCCGTGCGCAAGGCCGCCTCCGGCTTCAAGTCACTCGGCGGCGTCGGCAATAAGGTCAAGCTCGCGTACACCATGCTCAACCTCCCATCATGGGAAAA CTTGAACCTGACGGTGAATTTGTTCTCCACGAAGAACACCGAGTTCACCGCCGGCTGCCCGTCGCTGCCGAGCCAGATGAAGACGGTCGTCTGCCCGATGGAGGATCTGCAGTGCCACGCCGAGGGCCCCTCGTCTGAGGAGGACGACATAAACGACGAGCCTCAAGGCCATCATGAAGAACCGCCTGATTTCGCTCATGGAGACGAACACTCTGACCATCCTTTGCAGCAACCATCCTCTGAAATGCAGCCAATGGATGAGCAAACCAGAACTGCAGGCTATGATGTTGAGGAGGACAAGGACTCCATTGACGAGTTTGCTCCAATGGAATGGGATGGGGTCCTTGATttgacagaactgaccggaTCAAGAACATCGCCTCAATGTTCCTTGAGCTGCGATGGCGATGACAGCGGAGTTGTCGACAATGAGCTTGGGCAAGCGTCCCCAATTTTGAAGGTTGGTGCTGGTCTGGATGATGGTGATGGCCATCTCTTCCATGACAGGGATGTGGTGGACCTGGTTACCCCAACCACAGTAGGCCGGCCGCGGAGAAGAGACTGCGTCGCCAGCATTTGCCCCAAG GTGACCATGCAACACAGATGTACTTATCAAGCAAGAACGTCTAGTATATTAGTCAATTTGCTGCAATTTTGGTAA
- the LOC133891775 gene encoding uncharacterized protein LOC133891775 isoform X2 — translation MARRGAVAKGTRRPRKASSSAAASDIDGDRGAQDRPPPHKGQGAAAGRGFFCCYLLRSLCPRLKGRTYIGFTVNPRRRIRQHNGEIRSGAWRTRRGRPWEMVLCIHGFPSNVAALQFEWAWQHPTESLAVRKAASGFKSLGGVGNKVKLAYTMLNLPSWENLNLTVNLFSTKNTEFTAGCPSLPSQMKTVVCPMEDLQCHAEGPSSEEDDINDEPQGHHEEPPDFAHGDEHSDHPLQQPSSEMQPMDEQTRTAGYDVEEDKDSIDEFAPMEWDGVLDLTELTGSRTSPQCSLSCDGDDSGVVDNELGQASPILKVGAGLDDGDGHLFHDRDVVDLVTPTTVGRPRRRDCVASICPKVIDLTTSPIVIEL, via the exons ATGGCGAGGAGGGGAGCGGTAGCGAAGGGCACCAGGAGGCCAAGGAAAGCCTCGTCCTCGGCGGCGGCCAGCGACATCGACGGGGACCGCGGCGCGCAAGATAGGCCGCCGCCGCACAAGGGACAGGGAGCCGCCGCCGGTAGGGGGTTCTTCTGCTGCTACCTCCTCCGCTCCCTGTGCCCGCGCCTCAAGGGACGCACCTACATCGGGTTCACGGTGAACCCACGGCGGCGGATCCGGCAGCACAACGGCGAGATCCGGAGCGGCGCGTGGCGGACCAGGCGCGGCCGGCCCTGGGAGATGGTGCTCTGCATCCACGGATTCCCCTCCAACGTTGCCGCCCTCCAG TTCGAGTGGGCGTGGCAGCACCCGACGGAGTCGCTAGCCGTGCGCAAGGCCGCCTCCGGCTTCAAGTCACTCGGCGGCGTCGGCAATAAGGTCAAGCTCGCGTACACCATGCTCAACCTCCCATCATGGGAAAA CTTGAACCTGACGGTGAATTTGTTCTCCACGAAGAACACCGAGTTCACCGCCGGCTGCCCGTCGCTGCCGAGCCAGATGAAGACGGTCGTCTGCCCGATGGAGGATCTGCAGTGCCACGCCGAGGGCCCCTCGTCTGAGGAGGACGACATAAACGACGAGCCTCAAGGCCATCATGAAGAACCGCCTGATTTCGCTCATGGAGACGAACACTCTGACCATCCTTTGCAGCAACCATCCTCTGAAATGCAGCCAATGGATGAGCAAACCAGAACTGCAGGCTATGATGTTGAGGAGGACAAGGACTCCATTGACGAGTTTGCTCCAATGGAATGGGATGGGGTCCTTGATttgacagaactgaccggaTCAAGAACATCGCCTCAATGTTCCTTGAGCTGCGATGGCGATGACAGCGGAGTTGTCGACAATGAGCTTGGGCAAGCGTCCCCAATTTTGAAGGTTGGTGCTGGTCTGGATGATGGTGATGGCCATCTCTTCCATGACAGGGATGTGGTGGACCTGGTTACCCCAACCACAGTAGGCCGGCCGCGGAGAAGAGACTGCGTCGCCAGCATTTGCCCCAAGGTTATTGATCTGACGACCTCCCCTATTGTCATTGAGTTGTAG